The genomic window TACGCTGGTGCTAGCCTTCCCCTCGCCAAGCTGAAAACAAGGGGGATGCCATGGCCAACGGAAGCGCACCCACGATTGACCAGATCCTGTCGATCAGACCCGTCGTCGGCGCGGAGACGCCGCAGTGGTCGCCCGACGGCAAGAACCTCGCCTTCGTCGGCACACTTGGCGGGCCGCCCAACCTCTACAAAGTGTCCGCGCAGGGTGGCTTCCCCGTGCGCATGACCGTCAACATCGGCGACGTCAACTTCCTCGCCACCCGCGCGCCCCTGTGGGCGCCCACCGGCGACTACCTCTCCTACGTCTCCCGCAAGAGCGGCACGGACGAGGTCTGGCTCGCGCCCGTCAACGGCGACGAGGAGTTCCGGCTGTCGCGGCTTGGCGCCCTCATCCACTCCGCGATGTGGTCGCCGGACGGCTCGTGCATCGCCGTTTCCTGCAGCCGCGCCGGCTCCTACGACATCTACACCGTCGACGTCCCCACCGGTAAGCACCACAAGCTGACGGGCGGGCCCCTGAACGCCGTAATGCCCGTCTTCACCCCCAACGGCGGGCAGATCGCCTACCTGCGCCTCAACGACACGTGGGAAGACCACGACGTCATGGTGATGGACCTGGACGGCGGCAACGCGCGCATCGTCGTGTCGGACACGGACTTCTTTGACTACACCTACGGCAAGACATTTGGCGCGCCGTCCGTGTCCGCGGACAGCAATGATGTCCTCTTTCGGTCGCAGCGCAGCGGCTACATCAACATCTGGACCGCGCCCATGGACGGCAGCGGCGAGCCGGAGCCCCTGGACCCGGGCGAAATCGAGCAGGACAACGCCGTGTGGTCGCCCGCCGGGCGGCAGGTGGCGTTCACGGCGAACAACAACGGCACGCTGGAGCTCCGCGTCGCCGAGGCGGGCAGCGGCACATCGCGCGCGGTCTTTGCCCCCGGCATCGGCATGTGCACGAACCTGAAGTGGTCGCCGGACGGCAGGGAGATCGCGTTCCGCTACGGCACGCCGACGCGCCCCGCCGACCTGTGGGTGGTCAACGTCGAGGACGGCTCCTCCCGCCAGATCACCCACGCATGTGCAGAGGGCGGGCCGGCGGACAAGCTCATCGAGCCGGAAAAGATCTCCTACGAGAGCACCGGCGGCTTCACCATCCACGCCTATCTATACAGCCCGCCTGACCGCTCGAAGAAGTACCCGGGCCTCGTGTACATCCACGGCGGGCCGACGTTGCAGTTCTTCGACGACCTCCAGCCGAACGTGCAGTACCTGGTGCAGCGCGGCTACGTCGTCCTGCTGCCGAACGTCCGCGGCAGCACGGGCTACGGCAAGGCTTTCGAGGAGGCGAACGACAGGGACTGGGGCCGCGGCGACCTCGACGACGCCATCGCCGGGACCGAGTACATGAAGGGCCTGAGCTACGTCGACCCGGGCGCCATGGGCATCACGGGCCGCAGCTACGGCGGCATCCTGAGCATGTACGCGATCACCAACGCGCCCGACGCCTTCCAGGCCGCCGCGCCGATGTCCGGCTACGGCGACTGGCCCGCCCTGCGCTGGGAGATGGAGCTCCGTCATCAGAAGATGCAGGCCCACGAGTTCGGCCCACTCGAGGAGAACGAGGAACTCTGGATTGAGCTGTCCTCGCAGAACAAGATCGACCGCGTGACCGCGCCCACGATGATCATTTACGGCGAGGGCAAGGACCCGTGGTCGAACTCATCGCGCGCCTTCTGGTATGAGATGAAGCGGCAGTACAAGACGGTGCACCACAACGTCTACCACAACGACGGCTACTACGTGGACGCGCCCGCCAATGTGCGCCAGCTCCTCATTGACGTGGCGGACTTCTTCGACTTGTACCTGAAGGGCTAGACAGAAAGAGATGCCGCAGCATGAAACTGGCCTGCGAGGGTTGCGACTGGACCACGGAACAGGACACAGCGGACGATCTCCTCGCCGCCATGATGGCGCACGGCGAGGACGCGCACTCCGAGATGTTTCAGGGCAAGAGCCCGGAAGAGCTCACGGCGATGAAGGGGATGATGGACGCCCACGTCCGTCAGATGATCATCGACCAGAACTGATTGTGTGCGCCCGTATGGGCTTTGGCGAGGGCGATGGCCCGTGGTCGGACGCGTCGCGCGCCTTCTGGTATGAGGTGAAGCGGCAGTACAAGACGGTGCATCACAACGACGGCTACTACGTGGACGCGCCCGCCAATGTGCGCCAGCCCTGATCGACGTCGCAGATTTTTCGACCTGTACCTGAAGGGCTAGCAGTGGGGGTACTCAGGGGAAAAAGTAGGGCGGTAAAGGAGCGTGCAGCCTTAGTCGCTCCTGCTGTCGTACGGAGTCTCGTCCTCTTTGATATGACGAACGTCGGCGTTTGAAGGCTCTTGATCCGGCAACAGCCCACCCGGAGGCTTATTGGGGTCAAAGAGCTTCGGTGGAATCTCCTTCATAGGAGTTCCGGCCCTTGACGGATTGGCAAAGAGTCTTCTGATGGAGAACACTAAACCCTCCAATTCGAACCCGACCGCACAGGCTAGAGTATATCGTAGACCGTGGTAGCAGACCATCCCTTGGATCGATCCTGGTTATCATCTGCCTTCATGTTGCTGTAAAAGGTATAGATCACTATTGAGGCGACAGTATTGGCAATGACAAATTCAACGGTCTGTGGGTGGGACCCGCCTGGTTCGACGACAACCGCATCTCTATCGTAGCTTTGATCCACCTGTTCAAGGAAGGGCCAGTAGAAGTGATTGAGTTCCTCGTCAACGCGCCCCTTCCTGTAGAGATCCTCCACCGTCTGGTCTGAGTTTGGTGAGAGTTGTTGAAGGATTGTGGTGCCATAGTGCAGTCCTATGGCCACCCTCGATGTGTTTTTCAAATGTGCGGTAACGGCGACATGAACATAGTTATTGCCCACCGTGCGGTGAGAGACATCATGCTCAATAGTTAGGTGGGGCTGAAATGTTCTAAGGAGGTGCAACCGGTAGAATGCGTATCCGCCACCCACAAAGAGAGCAACAAGCGTGCCCGCCCCTTGAACAATGGTGGCTGCCTCCGTCCATTCGACGCTTGCCCTATCCACAACCAACCACAGAATTCCCCACAAAGCAGCTATAAAGAGGAGACCAGCGCCAAGCAGCAGTGCAATTTGCTTCAAGGAACCCCGAAGCGCAGTCAAATCTTGCGTCCTACCGCGTAACCAGATTCAGCAGCCGGCCGGGCACGTAGACGGCCTTCGTGATTTCCTTGCCCTCCAGGTGGCGCTGCACGTTGGCCTGCGCCATCGCGATCTCCTTAGCCTCGTCCTCGCCGAGGTCCGGCGCGACGGGGAGCCGGTCGCGCACCCGGCCGTCCACCTGCACGACGAGCGTCACCGTCTCTTCCGCCGCCAGGTCGTCGTCCCACTCCGGGAACGACTGCAGGTGGACGCTTCGGCGCTCGCCAAGCCGCTCCCACAGCTCCTCGGACAGGTGCGGCGCGATGGGCGCCAGCAGCACGAGGCACGACCGGCGCGCCTCGTTCCACGCCCTGGCGCTTGCGGAGTTGTCCTCCCACACGCGCTGCATGAGGTTGGTCAGCTCCATCATCGCGGCGATGGCCGTGTTGAACTTGAAAGCGTCCAGGTCCTGGTACACCTTGCGCATCGTCTGGTGCAGCTTGCGGCGAAGCTCTCGGCTGCCCTCCGAGTTGTCGGAGCCGTTCAGCCCGGACGGGTCGCGGCTCCAGATGTCCCACACGCGGTTGAACCACCGCGCGATGCCGTTGATGCCGCCGTCGCTCCAGTCGCCGCCGCGGTCCCAGGGCCCCACGAACATGAGGTACGTCCGCACGATGTCCGCGCCGAGGGTGGAGACGTACTCGTCCGGTGCGACGACGTTGCCGCGCGACTTACTCATCTTGGCCCCGTCCGCGATGATGTGCCCCTGGTTGTAGAGACGCAGGAAGGGCTCGTCGAAGTTGAGCAGGCCGACGTCCCGCAGCGCCTTGGTAAAGAACCGCGCGTACATCAGGTGCATCACCGCGTGTTCCGCGCCGCCCGTGTACTGGTCGACGGGCGCCCACGCGCCGGCCTGGCCGGGGTTCCACGGCTCCCCGTCGTTCTTGGCGCTCAGGTAGCGCAGGAAGTACCACGATGAGTCGAAAAAGGTGTCCATCGTGTCCGTCTCGCGCTGCCCGTCGCCGCCGCACTGGGGGCACGCGACGTTGACGAACGCCTCGTTGCGCGCCAGCGGCGACTCGCCCGTCGGCCTGAAGTCCGCGTCCTCCGGCAGCAGCACCGGCAGGTCGTCCTCGGACACGGGCACCGTGCCGCAATTGGGGCAGTGGATGATCGGGATTGGCGTGCCCCAGTAACGCTGCCGCGAGACAAGCCAGTCGCGCAGCCGGTACGTCTGCGTCCGCACGCCGCCGCCGCGCGCCTCCAGGTACGCCGCGATGGCGTCCGCGCCCCGGTCGTTGGGCATGCCGTTGAAGTCGCCCGAGTTCACCATCGTGCCGGCCTCGGTGTACGCGACGTCCAGCGTCTCCTCGCCCGTGGCGCCCGGCGGCGCGATCACCGTGACGATGGGCAGCCCGAACTTGGTAGCGAAGTCAAAGTCGCGCTGGTCGTGTGCCGGCACGCCCATGACCGCGCCGGTGGCGTACCACGCGACGGCGTAGTCGGCCGTCCAGATGAGCACCTGCTGGCCGTTGGCCGGGTTGATGCAGTAGGAGCCCAGCGGCACGCCCGTCTTGTCCCGCTCCGTCGACATCCGCTCGATGTCCGACTTGGCGCGCGCCTCGGCGACGTAGGCCTCGACGGTTGCGCGCTGCTCGGGCGACGTGAGCGCCTCCACCATCGGGTGCTCCGGCGCCAGCGCCAGGAACGTCACGCCGAAGAGCGTGTCGACGCGGGTGGTGAACACCGGCAGCGACGTCTCCTCCAGCCCCAGGTGCGAGATGTCGAAGACCACCTCCGCGCCCTCGCTGCGCCCGATCCAGTTGCGCTGCATCGTCAGGATGCGCTCCGGCCAGTCCGTGATCCCCGACGAGTCCAGCAGTTGGTCGGCGTAGTCGGTGATCTTCAGGAACCACTGGTCCAGCTCGCGCCGTGTGATGGGCGTGCCGCACCGCTCGCACGCCCCGTCCAGCACCTGCTCGTTGGCCAGCACCGTCTGGCACGATGGGCACCAGACGGCGGGCGCGTGGGCGCGGTAGGCCAGCCCCGCCTTGAAGAACTGCAGGAAGAGCCACTGGTTCCACTTGTAGTACTCGGGCAGGCAGCAGACGATCTCCCGGTCCCAGTCGTACACCGTGCCCATTGAGCGGAGCTGGCCGCGCATCTTCTCGATGTTGGCCATCGTCCACTCGTGCGGGTGCACGCCCTGCCGGATGGCGGCGTTCTCCGCCGGCAGCCCGAAGGCGTCGAAGCCCATGGGGTGCAGCACGTTGTAGCCCTGCATCCGGCGAAACCGTGCGTGCGCGTCGGACGGCGCCATCGCGTACCAGTGTCCGATGTGGACGTCGCCGGAAGGGTACGGGTACATCGTGAGCTCGTACCACTTGGGGCGGGGATCGTCATCCCGCACGGTGTGGAGGCCGTCGTCCGCCCACCGCCGTTGCCACTTCCGGTCGATGGCGCTCGGGTTCCACCTGAGCTCAGACTGCCGAGTCCGCTGCTGTGTCATAGCCTCTGTGTCTCCTTGCTCCCGAGTAAACAAAACGCCCGTCCCCACAAAGGGACGGGCTGCAGAAACACGATGCCCGCGGTACCACCCTGATTGCCCACGCACCCGCTGGGGTGCGCGACCGCTTGCCGGCGATAACGGCGCCACCGTCCGGCCTTGGGAGCCCTCCACCCTCAATTCGGCACACCGGTTCGCCGATAAGTCGTGGGGCCTCGTTGGGGCCGCCGCTCAGGGGCGAGTTCGCGGGGCTGTCGCTGCCGGCCTCGCACCGTCCGCCGGCTCGCTGCTGCGACGCTTGCCGTTACTACTCCCCGTCGTCGCGTTTGACTATTGCATTAGAACGTAGCATCGGCCCGCCGGGAGTGTCAAATTGACCGGGCCCTTTCGGGGCCGCGGCGAGCGAGGCCCATTTCGCAGCGGCATACTGAAATAAGTCCGCATCGAATATTGCAGCCCATCCCCCGTTCTGCTAAAATCGTGGGCAAGAGCACATGCTCGATATACTTGTTAAAGTGGGCTCGCCCCACTTTTTTCTTTGATATGGGCCCGTAGGGGGAGGTCTTGGGAATGAAGAGCGACTTTTTCATCGCTGTGACCCAACTCGCCGCAGAGCGGGGCTTGCCCCGTGACACTGTGCTGGGCGTGGTTGAGGCGGCGTTGGTCTCCGCGTACCGCAAGGAGGGCGTCGGCGCCGGCCACGACCTCTCGGTGCGCCTTGACCCCGGCGATGGCGAGGTCTCCGTCTACATCCTCAAGCGCGTGGTGAAGACCGCCGCGGAGATTGAGGACGACCGCCGCGAGATCACCCTGCGCGAGGCCAGGAAGCTCAAGCCCGACGCCGCCGTAGACGACGTCATAGAGATCATCGCCGACTTCGCGAAGGCCGGGCGCATCGCCGCGCAGACCGCCAAGCAGGCCGTCCTGCAGCGACTGCGGGAGGCCGAGCGTGAGCTCGTCCTCGCCGAGTACACCAGCCGCGTCGGCGAGATCATCGCCGGGCGTATCGAGCGCGTGGAGCCGCACCAGGTCGTCGTGAACCTCGGCCGCGCCGACGCCCTCATGCCCCGTGATGAGGAGGTCCCCAGCGAGCGCTACCGCCCCAACACGACGCTGCAGTTCTACCTCTCGGAGGTCGCCGAGAGCAGCCGCGGGCCGGAGCTTATCCTCTCCCGCGCCCACCGGAATCTGGTGCGCCGCCTCTTCGAGCGCGAGGTGCCCGAGGTCTACAAGGGCGTCGTCGAGATCAAGGCCATCGCCCGCGAGCCCGGCTCCCGCACCAAGGTCGCCGTCGTTGCGAGACAGGAGGGCGTCGATCCCGTTGGCTCCTGCGTCGGCCTGCGCGGCTTCCGCATCCAGAACATCGTCAACGAGCTGCAGGGCGAGAAGATTGACGTCCTGCCGTACAGCGACGACATGCGCGACTTTCTCGCCAACGCGCTCAGCCCCGCCCAGGTGATCAAGGTCGATTTGGAGCATGAGGAGAAGTCCGCGCTCATCATCGTGCCGGACCGGCACCTCTCGCTCGCCATCGGCCGAGAGGGCCAGAACGCGCGCCTCGCCGCCAAGCTCACGGGCTGGCGCATCGACATCCGGAGCGAGTCCGAGTTTGCCCTCGCCGCCGAGGCAGAGGCCGAGGCTGCCGCGGAAGCTGCGGCAGCGGAAGCGGAGGCCATCCTGGAAGACAACCGGGCCGCCGCCGTGGCCATCGTCGAGGCGGAGGTCGCGGTGGCCGGGACCGCGGTGGAAGCCGTTGAGCAAGAGGTCATCGAGGCCGAGGCTGAGCCCGAGGTCGAGGCCCCGGTGGCCGAGGCCGTCGAGGAACCCGTCGCCGAAGCGGAAGCGGTCGTCGAGGCGGCTCCCGAGCCTGAGCCCGTCGTCTTGATCAACGAGGACGCCGAGCTGGAAGAGCTCCTCCGGCTGGAGGCCGAGGAGGCCGCGGAAGAGGAGATGGAAGAGCGCCAGCCGGAGCCCGCTGGCATCTCCGTTGACGACGATTCCATATGGGTGCTGCCGGAGACCATCCGCAGCCCCTC from Chloroflexota bacterium includes these protein-coding regions:
- a CDS encoding prolyl oligopeptidase family serine peptidase; translated protein: MANGSAPTIDQILSIRPVVGAETPQWSPDGKNLAFVGTLGGPPNLYKVSAQGGFPVRMTVNIGDVNFLATRAPLWAPTGDYLSYVSRKSGTDEVWLAPVNGDEEFRLSRLGALIHSAMWSPDGSCIAVSCSRAGSYDIYTVDVPTGKHHKLTGGPLNAVMPVFTPNGGQIAYLRLNDTWEDHDVMVMDLDGGNARIVVSDTDFFDYTYGKTFGAPSVSADSNDVLFRSQRSGYINIWTAPMDGSGEPEPLDPGEIEQDNAVWSPAGRQVAFTANNNGTLELRVAEAGSGTSRAVFAPGIGMCTNLKWSPDGREIAFRYGTPTRPADLWVVNVEDGSSRQITHACAEGGPADKLIEPEKISYESTGGFTIHAYLYSPPDRSKKYPGLVYIHGGPTLQFFDDLQPNVQYLVQRGYVVLLPNVRGSTGYGKAFEEANDRDWGRGDLDDAIAGTEYMKGLSYVDPGAMGITGRSYGGILSMYAITNAPDAFQAAAPMSGYGDWPALRWEMELRHQKMQAHEFGPLEENEELWIELSSQNKIDRVTAPTMIIYGEGKDPWSNSSRAFWYEMKRQYKTVHHNVYHNDGYYVDAPANVRQLLIDVADFFDLYLKG
- the leuS gene encoding leucine--tRNA ligase, which translates into the protein MTQQRTRQSELRWNPSAIDRKWQRRWADDGLHTVRDDDPRPKWYELTMYPYPSGDVHIGHWYAMAPSDAHARFRRMQGYNVLHPMGFDAFGLPAENAAIRQGVHPHEWTMANIEKMRGQLRSMGTVYDWDREIVCCLPEYYKWNQWLFLQFFKAGLAYRAHAPAVWCPSCQTVLANEQVLDGACERCGTPITRRELDQWFLKITDYADQLLDSSGITDWPERILTMQRNWIGRSEGAEVVFDISHLGLEETSLPVFTTRVDTLFGVTFLALAPEHPMVEALTSPEQRATVEAYVAEARAKSDIERMSTERDKTGVPLGSYCINPANGQQVLIWTADYAVAWYATGAVMGVPAHDQRDFDFATKFGLPIVTVIAPPGATGEETLDVAYTEAGTMVNSGDFNGMPNDRGADAIAAYLEARGGGVRTQTYRLRDWLVSRQRYWGTPIPIIHCPNCGTVPVSEDDLPVLLPEDADFRPTGESPLARNEAFVNVACPQCGGDGQRETDTMDTFFDSSWYFLRYLSAKNDGEPWNPGQAGAWAPVDQYTGGAEHAVMHLMYARFFTKALRDVGLLNFDEPFLRLYNQGHIIADGAKMSKSRGNVVAPDEYVSTLGADIVRTYLMFVGPWDRGGDWSDGGINGIARWFNRVWDIWSRDPSGLNGSDNSEGSRELRRKLHQTMRKVYQDLDAFKFNTAIAAMMELTNLMQRVWEDNSASARAWNEARRSCLVLLAPIAPHLSEELWERLGERRSVHLQSFPEWDDDLAAEETVTLVVQVDGRVRDRLPVAPDLGEDEAKEIAMAQANVQRHLEGKEITKAVYVPGRLLNLVTR
- the nusA gene encoding transcription termination factor NusA is translated as MKSDFFIAVTQLAAERGLPRDTVLGVVEAALVSAYRKEGVGAGHDLSVRLDPGDGEVSVYILKRVVKTAAEIEDDRREITLREARKLKPDAAVDDVIEIIADFAKAGRIAAQTAKQAVLQRLREAERELVLAEYTSRVGEIIAGRIERVEPHQVVVNLGRADALMPRDEEVPSERYRPNTTLQFYLSEVAESSRGPELILSRAHRNLVRRLFEREVPEVYKGVVEIKAIAREPGSRTKVAVVARQEGVDPVGSCVGLRGFRIQNIVNELQGEKIDVLPYSDDMRDFLANALSPAQVIKVDLEHEEKSALIIVPDRHLSLAIGREGQNARLAAKLTGWRIDIRSESEFALAAEAEAEAAAEAAAAEAEAILEDNRAAAVAIVEAEVAVAGTAVEAVEQEVIEAEAEPEVEAPVAEAVEEPVAEAEAVVEAAPEPEPVVLINEDAELEELLRLEAEEAAEEEMEERQPEPAGISVDDDSIWVLPETIRSPSVLRFAEDIMPAERGRARAERDRRPDPNAAPAGPDNRPRAKKGKRSR